The DNA segment TATATCTTCGCTTCCTTTTTCAGTTTCGGCCTGGTCTTATTATTCCAGATCTCTGTTTCAAATCTCAGCGCTTCAATCTTTTTTATTCCCCTGATCAACTCCGTCAATCAGGCTCCCTGTGTTTGGGATTGCAAAGGTAGAAATCTTTTTAGTATTGTCAAGCTTTTTTTAAAACTTTTTTTCCTTTTTTTCTCATGGCGTTAAACCAGTCCTAAAGAAATACAAATCTCTACTCATCATCTCCTCAAATCAACCTCCTAAACATCAACCTCACCTTTTCCCTTCCTCCGAAGCGGGTTGCAAAAGTAGGAAAATTATCAACCCAATCAAACTATATCACACCATTAAATCAACTTTTATCCTAACTGCCTTAATTACAATCAGAAAAATTGAAAAAAATGCTGCCTTTTTTATTGTTTTACTGCTTATGCTCCCAAAAACAACATTCTATACCCCGCCAAACCAGGCAATCCCTGAAGGCAAAGCCCGCTCCTGGTAAGGCCATGTCCTCACATCATCCACACATTCTACACACTTTCTTCACAAAAAGGTACCTGTTTGTGGGTTTGGTGTGAAGGAGATGTGAACCAGGTGTGAACAATCACACTTCTTGTGAACAACATGGCCTAAAAAAAGCCCCTGCAGTATTGCTACTACAAGGGCATATCTATCAATCTGATTGTAAATCAGCTACAGGAAGACAATTAATACTGTCCGGTCGACAACAATACCAGTGTACAGGCTTCTACCGGCTCAATAGCATTGGCTTTAAGTAAGCTTTCCAATTCTTCGTTCTCCGTTCCCGGATTAAAAACAACCCGTTTTGGATGGGTTTCCAGGATATAATTGTAATACTGCTTTTGCAGATGAGGGCCTATATATAAGGTAATGGTATGAATATCCGGATGAATACTACCCGGCTCTTCTATTTCCACATCTGCCACTGTCCCTTTCTTTACGCCTACATTCACAATTTCATGTCCTTTAGACTTGAGCATGTTTGCTGCCAGGTAAGCATATCGTGCGGGATTCGGACTTGCGCCTATTATTAATGTCTTTTTCATCAGTATATTTTTTTAATGGGGATGAAGCTATTCGTCGTTCCAAAAGAAGACAGCTAACCTATATATAACAAGGTTCAACAAAATCTGTTTGTATTAAACTGTCCTGAGTACGGCGTTGGCACAATTTACCCCATCAATAGCCGCCGAAACTATTCCGCCTGCATAGCCTGCACCTTCTGCGCAGGGATATAGCCCGGCAACCTGAGGATGCTGAAAGGTTTCCCGGTCTCGGGGAATACGCACAGGAGAGGAGCTTCTGCTTTCCACACCTACTAAAATTGCTTCATTGGTATAATAGCCTTTCATCTTTTTCCCAAAAACAGGCAGGGCATTTTTTAAACTCGATGAAACAAAATCAGGCAGCGTATCTTTAAGGATTGCACTTTTTGTTCCCGGAAGGTATGAATTTTTAGGAAGATCGGCCGAAAGACGGCCTTCTACAAAGTCGACCATCCGCTGTGCAGGTGCAACCAGCTTGCCACCACCCAAATTAAAGGCAGTTTGTTCCAGCCGGGCCTGGAAATGCATCATCCGTAAAGGATCGTCACCTTTTACATCCTCCAGCATGATCTGTACCACCGTTCCTGAATTCGCAAACGGATTGTTTCGCTTTGAGGGCGACCAGCCGTTTACCACAATCTCGTTTTTATAAGTAGCACAGGGTGCTATAATACCCCCCGGGCACATGCAGAAAGAAAATACTCCCCTGCTGCCTACCTGTTCTACCAAACTGTAATAAGCCGGAGGCAAAAATTCACTGCGAACATCACAATGGTATTGTGCAGCATCGATAATGGCCTGTGGATGCTCAATCCTAACACCCAAAGCAAATGGTTTGGCTTCAACCAAAATGCCTTTATGGTGTAGCAATTCGTATATATCACGTGCAGAATGGCCCGTAGCCAGGATAACAGCATCGGCCAGCAAGCGGTTCGTACCATTAACCACTACGCCTTTGATCTGCCCAAAACTAACCAGCAAATCCGTTACTTTCTGATCAAAATGCATTTCCCCACCCGCATTTAAAATGGTTTCTCTGATGGCAGTGATGATATGGGGCAGCTTATTGGTTCCGATATGGGGCCTGGCATCTACCAGTATATCAGCTGTGGCCCCATGCTGTACAAAAATTTGCAGCACTTTATTGATGTCGCCCCTTTTATTGGAACGGGTATACAGTTTTCCGTCCGAATAGGTTCCGGCACCGCCTTCGCCATAACAATAATTAGATTCTGTGTTAACCAGGCCTTCTTTGTTAATGGCAGCCAGATCTCTCCGGCGTTGTTTCACATCTTTGCCACGTTCCAAAACTATGGGCTTTAACCCGTTCTCTATACATTGCAGTGCAGCGAAAAGGCCGGCAGGCCCGGCACCTACAATAATCACAGGCCTGGCATTACTGACATTTTGATAGTTTATGGTAAAAATATCTGCCAAAGCCGGTTCATCAATAAATGCCTTTACCTGCAAACGATATATTACTTTTCTGGAGCGTGCATCAATAGAGCGTTTAAGCACCTTATAGCCCTTTATACGTGCTAAATCGACTTTAAGCGCCGCTGACAGCGCTTCTTTAACAGCAGTTTCAGACCCCATACTTTCCGGGGCCATTGTAATTTCTATTTCCTTTTGCATAAACCCGTCAGGTTTTTATCCTGAAAACTGTAACAAAGGTACGAAAATTGAGTTCTAATGTGTAAATTAACCTTATTAACAAAAATGGCCGGTAAAACGGCCGGTAAAAAAACTAAAAAACAAAAGCATATGAAAAGAACAGTATTGACAATAGCAGGTCTTCTGGTCCTGGTTGTATCTATGAGTGGATGTGGCTATAACAGCATGGTTAAACTTGACGAAGATGTAAAAGCAAAGTGGAACCAGGTAGAAACCCAGTACCAGCGCCGGTCAGATCTGATCCCTAATTTAGTGAATACCGTTAAGGGTGCTGCAAAATTTGAGCAGAGTACCTTAACCCAGGTAACAGAGGCACGCGCCAAGGCTACACAGGTTACTGTTGATCCTGATAAATTAACACCGGAAAATATAGAGAAATTCCAGGCCGCACAAGGCCAGGTAAGCCAGGCTTTGGGCCGTTTACTGATGGTAACAGAGAATTACCCTGAATTAAAGGCCACAGAACAGTTCAGGGATGTTTCGGCCGAATTGGCAGGAACGGAAAACAGGATAGCCGTTGCACGTAAGGATTTTAACGAATCGGTTCAGACTTACAATACCAAAGTAAGGTCTTTCCCCAACAACCTGATGGCAGGAATATTTGGTTTTAGTCAAAAAGCAGGCTTTAAAGCAGACCCAGGTTCAGAAAAAGCACCTAAAGTAGAATTCTAATATACCTCAACACATTTAAGGGTGATGCGTGTTTATAATCAAAACATACATTACCCTTATTATTAATCCTATTATGGGCATATTTTCAGAACAAGACCAGGAGCTCATTGCAAATGCAATTGCAGAGGCCGAAAAAGGTACATCAGGCGAAATCAGAATAGCCGTAGAAAAACATTGCAGTGGCGATGCTATTGAACGCGCGACTTCTTATTTTGCGAAGTTGGGCATGGATAAAACAGCAAAACACAATGGTGTGCTGATCTATCTGGCTTATATTGACCATAAATTTGCGATAATTGGCGACAGTGGCATTAACAAAGTAGTGCCCTCCGACTTCTGGGAAACTACTCAGATTGCCATGAAAGCACATTTTGCAGGCGGCAATATTGTGCAGGGAATTATAGCCGGTATAGTACTGGCAGGCGAAAAACTGGCCTTATATTTCCCATTTGAAGGAGATGACATCAATGAGCTGCCCAATGAAATTATTTTTATGGACCAACACAAAACAAATTAGGCAATGAAAAAATCAATCATAGCCTTTTTACTTATTTTATTCGCTACAGCGGGCTTTGCTCAGGACTTTCCGGCGAAGCCCAATACCCTGGTCAACGATTATACCGGGACACTTTCTGCAGATCAGCTGCAAAATCTGGAACGTAAGCTGGTTGCTTTTGACGATTCAACCTCTATCCAGGTGGCTATAGCGGTACTCAAGTCCGTGGGCGAATACGACATCAATGAATATGCGCTGGAACTAGGCAGAAAATGGGGAGTAGGCACCAAGGGCAAGGACAATGGTGTAATGATTGTAGTTGCGCTGGGCGACCGAAAAATAGCCATCCAGACGGGCTATGGCGTTGAGGGTGTATTGCCAGATATGTATACCCGGCGAATCATTGACAATGAAATTAAACCTTATTTTAAGGCAGGTGATTATTATAGGGGCCTGGATGCAGGAACCGATGCCATCATCAGCGTAACCAAGGGTGAATATAAAAACGATAAACCTAAAGCTGGTAAAACCGGTAGCGGCGCTTCAGGTGTACTGATCATTATCATTATTGTGGTGGTCGTAATTATTGTGCTGAAAAGAGGCGGTGGCGGTGGCGGTGGCAGTCAGGTTATTGGTGGCCGTGGTGTTGCCGACGCACTGTTCTGGAGTATGCTGCTGGGCGGCGGAAGAAGTTCAGGCGGTGGTGGAGGCGGCTGGGGTGGCGGCAGTAGCGGCGGCGGCGGTGGCTTCGGTGGTTTTGGCGGCGGTAGTTTTGGCGGTGGCGGAAGCAGCGGCAGCTGGTAATTTATACCTCTTATCTTATGGAAATACTAAAATGGAAAAAGCTTTCCTCAAAATACCTGGTGCAAGAAAAATGGGCTACTTTAAGGGTAGACACCTGTGAGCTGCAAAATGGAGCTATAAAGGACGACTATTATGTACTTGAATATCCAAACTGGGTAAATGCCATAGCACTCACGGAAGAAAATAAAGTAATCATGGTACGTCAGTACAGACATCCCGCCGATATTATATCACTGGAAATACCTGGTGGTGTAATTGATGGGGAAGAGCTCCCTGAAGCTGCCATAAAACGGGAACTGCTGGAAGAAACCGGTTATTCTTTTAAAAGCGCAGAACTGATTGCAACATTATATGCCAACCCTGCAACTGCAAATAATGTAACCTATACCTATTTACTGAAGGGAGGCACAAAAACTGCCGAGCAGCATCTGGATGATCATGAAATCTTAAATGTGGAAGAATATACGATTGAAGAGCTGAAGCAATTGCTTGCGGAGCATAAAATAGATCAGGCTTTACATTGTGCCGCCTTGTTTTACGGCTTAATGAAGCTTGGGCTTTAACTCATTTTTAGTTTCTTCTGGATGTCGTGCACGTAGCCTTTAAACTTTTTATCGGTATCGATAAGGTCTTCAACAGTTTGGCAGGCATAAATTACGGTAGAGTGGTCCCTTCCGCCAAAGAAAGCGCCAATTGTTTTTAAGGATGATTTGGTGTGACTTTTTGAAAGGTACATGGAAATCTGACGGGCCTGGACAATCTCACGTTTACGTGTCTGCGATTTTACCATATCAACCGGTACTTCAAAATATTCACATACCAGCTTTTGGATATACTCCATTGAAATCTCTTTGGAGGTATTTTTAATAAAGTTCTTTAACATCTGCTTGGCCAGTGCCAGATCGATGTCCTTTTTATTTAAGGTAGACTGCGCCAGCAAGGAAACCATGGCCCCCTCAAGTTCCCTGACGTTATTGTCTATATTGTGTGCTACATATTCTACTACTTCTGCCGGCAGCTCTATACCATCTGCATACATTTTTTTTCGCAGGATGGCTATCCTGGTTTCCAGATCGGGAACCTGCAGATCGGCAGAAAGCCCCCATTTAAACCGGCTCAGCAACCGCTCTTCCAGTCCGGCCAGGTCTTTAGGCGCTTTATCGGACGATAAAATGACCTGTTTACCCGATTGGTGCAGGTGATTGAAAATATGGAAAAATATGTCCTGTGTTTTTTCCTTACCAGCAAAATTGTGTACATCATCCATGATGATCACATCCATTGCCTGGTAAAAGTTCACAAAATCATTGATCGTATTGTTCTTTAGGGAGTCTACAAACTGCTGGCAAAACTTCTCACAGGAAACATAAATGACCAGCTTATCGGGCATATTCCTTTTGATCTCGTTACCGATAGCTTGGGCCAGGTGGGTTTTACCCAGTCCCACCCCACCATAAATCATCAGTGGATTAAAAGATGTGCCTCCTGGTTTTGCGGCAACAGCATAACCTGCAGAGCGGGCCAGACGGTTACAATCTCCTTCAATATAATTTTCAAATGTATAATTGGCATTCAGCTGAGGATCTACATTCAACTTTTTTAAGCCAGGTATGATAAAAGGGTTCTTAATGTCTTTGTTGATAGAAACCGGAATGGGCATCGATTGCTTCTTGGCATCAGCACCGTTGCCATTACTC comes from the Pedobacter heparinus DSM 2366 genome and includes:
- a CDS encoding CoA-binding protein, with product MKKTLIIGASPNPARYAYLAANMLKSKGHEIVNVGVKKGTVADVEIEEPGSIHPDIHTITLYIGPHLQKQYYNYILETHPKRVVFNPGTENEELESLLKANAIEPVEACTLVLLSTGQY
- a CDS encoding TPM domain-containing protein, which codes for MGIFSEQDQELIANAIAEAEKGTSGEIRIAVEKHCSGDAIERATSYFAKLGMDKTAKHNGVLIYLAYIDHKFAIIGDSGINKVVPSDFWETTQIAMKAHFAGGNIVQGIIAGIVLAGEKLALYFPFEGDDINELPNEIIFMDQHKTN
- a CDS encoding NAD(P)/FAD-dependent oxidoreductase, which gives rise to MQKEIEITMAPESMGSETAVKEALSAALKVDLARIKGYKVLKRSIDARSRKVIYRLQVKAFIDEPALADIFTINYQNVSNARPVIIVGAGPAGLFAALQCIENGLKPIVLERGKDVKQRRRDLAAINKEGLVNTESNYCYGEGGAGTYSDGKLYTRSNKRGDINKVLQIFVQHGATADILVDARPHIGTNKLPHIITAIRETILNAGGEMHFDQKVTDLLVSFGQIKGVVVNGTNRLLADAVILATGHSARDIYELLHHKGILVEAKPFALGVRIEHPQAIIDAAQYHCDVRSEFLPPAYYSLVEQVGSRGVFSFCMCPGGIIAPCATYKNEIVVNGWSPSKRNNPFANSGTVVQIMLEDVKGDDPLRMMHFQARLEQTAFNLGGGKLVAPAQRMVDFVEGRLSADLPKNSYLPGTKSAILKDTLPDFVSSSLKNALPVFGKKMKGYYTNEAILVGVESRSSSPVRIPRDRETFQHPQVAGLYPCAEGAGYAGGIVSAAIDGVNCANAVLRTV
- a CDS encoding TPM domain-containing protein; this encodes MKKSIIAFLLILFATAGFAQDFPAKPNTLVNDYTGTLSADQLQNLERKLVAFDDSTSIQVAIAVLKSVGEYDINEYALELGRKWGVGTKGKDNGVMIVVALGDRKIAIQTGYGVEGVLPDMYTRRIIDNEIKPYFKAGDYYRGLDAGTDAIISVTKGEYKNDKPKAGKTGSGASGVLIIIIIVVVVIIVLKRGGGGGGGSQVIGGRGVADALFWSMLLGGGRSSGGGGGGWGGGSSGGGGGFGGFGGGSFGGGGSSGSW
- a CDS encoding NUDIX hydrolase — translated: MEILKWKKLSSKYLVQEKWATLRVDTCELQNGAIKDDYYVLEYPNWVNAIALTEENKVIMVRQYRHPADIISLEIPGGVIDGEELPEAAIKRELLEETGYSFKSAELIATLYANPATANNVTYTYLLKGGTKTAEQHLDDHEILNVEEYTIEELKQLLAEHKIDQALHCAALFYGLMKLGL
- a CDS encoding LemA family protein — encoded protein: MKRTVLTIAGLLVLVVSMSGCGYNSMVKLDEDVKAKWNQVETQYQRRSDLIPNLVNTVKGAAKFEQSTLTQVTEARAKATQVTVDPDKLTPENIEKFQAAQGQVSQALGRLLMVTENYPELKATEQFRDVSAELAGTENRIAVARKDFNESVQTYNTKVRSFPNNLMAGIFGFSQKAGFKADPGSEKAPKVEF
- the dnaA gene encoding chromosomal replication initiator protein DnaA codes for the protein MEKTCIEVWKNCLQIIKDNIPTQSFKTWFEPISALKLEGNVLTIQVPSLFFYEWLEEHYVGLLRKTVKKQLGDEGRLEYNIVVDKSSNSGSPYTTNMPSNGNGADAKKQSMPIPVSINKDIKNPFIIPGLKKLNVDPQLNANYTFENYIEGDCNRLARSAGYAVAAKPGGTSFNPLMIYGGVGLGKTHLAQAIGNEIKRNMPDKLVIYVSCEKFCQQFVDSLKNNTINDFVNFYQAMDVIIMDDVHNFAGKEKTQDIFFHIFNHLHQSGKQVILSSDKAPKDLAGLEERLLSRFKWGLSADLQVPDLETRIAILRKKMYADGIELPAEVVEYVAHNIDNNVRELEGAMVSLLAQSTLNKKDIDLALAKQMLKNFIKNTSKEISMEYIQKLVCEYFEVPVDMVKSQTRKREIVQARQISMYLSKSHTKSSLKTIGAFFGGRDHSTVIYACQTVEDLIDTDKKFKGYVHDIQKKLKMS